The Oryzias melastigma strain HK-1 linkage group LG6, ASM292280v2, whole genome shotgun sequence genome includes a window with the following:
- the LOC112152471 gene encoding inactive serine protease PAMR1: protein MLPAGRGLHLGQTHGGNRTNPWTNTFISGEEGWLLFVCLLFFISLPLGTAWPYDYRYHCPGPEWNVMCRGCCEYNVIRCKCPLQGTQVGYAVPCCRNAINECDSCIIHPGCSIFENCRRCNNGTWGPRDDFFINGQYCAECRPGWSGGDCMKCGGVIRKRQGHLVLESYPNNARCEWTIQVDKPFTVELRFMMLSLEFHPSCRYDYVEVRDGDSINSRLIGRFCGNNKPAAIHSTGNSLHVLFVSDGYKNFDGFFATFQESSACSSSPCLHDGTCILDTSYTYHCACLAGYTGKRCENVVGCRRPPVPTHGSTEGLFHHSGARVTFRCDPGFELRGFRSAICLSDGTWSAVAPQCVPVERVCTLPPKPEHGDHFLVYGPNDVLIALQYLCFQPFELSGASQRTCLPNNTWSGTPPVCTQVNNTLTESEKEKTKEKEIDIYNDKDLRKKGNTNQQNSTQEQENAGEKDTNSGLDHTPTIDKEENTTTAVPKKTEDEGKFDNRNTETVKPNEKDPENDLNTVDEKVPAAPKPPKPKEGSFDLDPQQEKDITKTVVIKDKGQAEKERKEEQVNGKRDPGKFGPNDTKLRTVISEGENTVEIFELEMMKNNTQDSVNKERENNTIGSPAPGRKIIPSRANITQFTLYRAGEESQNGLAEKESTETVKELEEDNKENEAERDANQSFTENSCPPLPRLYNGYHQVVPESEPKTVEFRCNHSYALSGSMRRSCQKNGTWSGQQPMCVRACREPKVSELVRQRVLAPQIQSRKTPVHKLLTASLGQRLWSEGPTKAPEVLPQLPQGFHNLYTHIEYECASQYYQHSGSSRRTCLKTGKWSGRHVSCSPVCGKHAAFDPERPEEAHWPWLAAIYRCPTKNTDAKVTKADGKTEPPKKGGCGGSDNLNQASDWQLVCSAALVNQRSLVVAAHCVTELGKVYPVDTATISVVVGKHYRDDHRKQKGLQWLRVASIAVHPNYDPNILDSDIAVIKLIDKARIGEKVLPLCLSGGEEEEMNSGQGLVTGWSPLADSSLGPDEKARVGLVHLADIVPCEQQYARNGVPVSVTDNMLCASQRPDYSPSKICPSDTGGILVLPEISETSSNQKSSQVGRDSKKLWRLLGLVSFGYDQGECDPDLYTVYTRVANFKDWIESNMK, encoded by the exons ATGCTGCCTGCAGGACGGGGACTGCATCTGGGGCAAACCCACGGGGGCAACCGCACCAACCCATGGACCAACACTTTTATCTCTGGGGAAGAGGGCTGGCTCCTCTTCGTCTGCCtcctttttttcatctcctTGCCCTTAGGAACGGCCTGGCCTTACG ATTACAGGTATCACTGTCCGGGTCCAGAGTGGAACGTGATGTGCAGAGGCTGCTGTGAATACAATGTGATCCGCTGTAAGTGCCCCCTCCAGGGAACGCAGGTGGGCTACGCTGTCCCGTGCTGCCGCAACGCCATCAACGAGTGTGACTCGTGCATCATCCACCCAG gTTGCAGCATCTTTGAGAACTGTCGGCGGTGCAACAACGGAACGTGGGGTCCCCGCGACGACTTCTTCATCAATGGCCAATACTGTGCTGAGTGTCGCCCCGGCTGGTCTGGTGGAGACTGCATGA AATGTGGGGGGGTGATCCGTAAAAGGCAGGGACACTTGGTACTGGAGAGCTACCCCAATAATGCCAGGTGTGAGTGGACCATACAAGTGGACAAGCCATTCACCGTTGAGCTCAG GTTTATGATGCTGAGTCTGGAGTTTCACCCGTCTTGTCGTTACGACTACGTGGAGGTCCGAGACGGAGACAGCATCAACTCTCGTCTTATCGGGAGATTCTGCGGGAACAACAAACCCGCTGCGATTCACAGCACAGGCAACAGTTTGCACGTTCTCTTTGTGTCCGACGGCTACAAGAACTTTGATGGATTCTTCGCTACTTTCCAGGAAAGTTCAG CTTGCAGCTCCTCCCCCTGCCTGCATGACGGGACTTGTATCCTGGACACGTCCTACACTTACCACTGCGCCTGTCTGGCAGGATACACGGGCAAGAGGTGTGAAAACG TGGTAGGATGCCGCAGGCCTCCGGTGCCCACCCATGGATCTACGGAGGGTCTGTTTCACCACTCGGGTGCACGTGTCACTTTCCGTTGCGACCCCGGCTTTGAGTTGCGAGGGTTTCGCTCTGCCATCTGCCTCAGCGATGGCACCTGGAGTGCGGTTGCTCCACAGTGTG TGCCAGTGGAAAGAGTGTGCACTCTGCCACCCAAGCCAGAGCATGGTGACCACTTTTTGGTGTACGGGCCAAACGATGTGCTCATCGCCCTGCAGTACCTGTGCTTCCAACCGTTTGAACTCAGCGGCGCCTCCCAGAGAACCTGTCTTCCCAACAACACCTGGAGTGGGACTCCCCCTGTTTGCACTCAAG TGAACAACACACTTACtgaatcagaaaaagaaaaaactaaagaaaaagaaatagataTTTATAATGACAAAGATCTCAGGAAAAAGGGAAACACAAACCAGCAAAACTCAACTCAAGAGCAAGAAAATGCTGGAGAGAAAGACACCAACTCTGGGCTGGATCACACACCAACTAttgacaaagaagaaaataccACTACGGCTGTTCCAAAGAAAACTGAAGATGAAGGAAAGTTTGACAATAGAAATACTGAAACTGTGAAACCAAATGAAAAGGATCCAGAGAATGACCTAAACACTGTTGATGAGAAAGTACCAGCAGCACCGAAACCCCCCAAACCCAAAGAGGGCAGCTTCGACTTAGACCCGCAGCAGGAGAAGGACATCACAAAGACAGTGGTGATTAAAGACAAAGGTCAAGCAGAGAAGGAGAGAAAAGAGGAACAAGTGAACGGGAAAAGAGATCCAGGAAAATTTGGCCCCAACGACACTAAACTGAGGACCGTCATATCTGAGGGAGAGAACACCGTGGAGATCTTTGAACTGGAAATGATGAAGAACAACACGCAGGATTCAGTGAACAAGGAGAGGGAAAACAACACCATCGGATCGCCGGCGCCGGGGAGGAAGATCATCCCCTCTAGAGCCAATATCACACAGTTCACCCTGTATAGAGCCGGGGAGGAGAGCCAAAATGGTTTAGCAGAAAAGGAGTCCACCGAGACAGtaaaggagctggaggaggacaaCAAGGAGAACGAGGCAGAAAGAGACGCTAACCAAAGCTTCACAG AAAACAGCTGCCCTCCTCTGCCCCGTTTGTACAACGGTTACCACCAGGTGGTGCCAGAGTCGGAGCCCAAAACAGTGGAGTTCAGGTGTAACCACTCCTATGCTCTCAGCGGTTCCATGAGGAGAAGCTGCCAGAAAAATGGGACCTGGAGTGGCCAACAGCCAATGTGTGTCAGAg CATGTCGAGAGCCCAAAGTATCAGAACTGGTCAGACAAAGAGTTCTGGCACCTCAGATACAATCCAg GAAAACCCCTGTACACAAGCTTCTCACAGCTTCACTGGGGCAGCGGCTGTGGTCTGAGGGCCCCACTAAAGCCCCTGAGGTGCTCCCACAGCTGCCCCAGGGCTTCCACAATCTTTACACACACATAGAGTATGAGTGCGCGTCTCAGTACTACCAGCACTCTGGAAGCTCACGCCGCACCTGCCTGAAGACAGGAAAGTGGAGTGGGCGCCATGTCTCGTGTTCACCAG TGTGTGGGAAGCATGCAGCCTTTGACCCAGAGAGGCCTGAAGAGGCTCACTGGCCCTGGCTGGCAGCCATCTACCGTTGCCCCACTAAGAATACGGACGCTAAGGTGACCAAGGCGGACGGCAAGACCGAGCCTCCAAAGAAGGGTGGATGCGGAGGAAGCGATAACTTAAACCAGGCGTCTGACTGGCAGCTGGTCTGCAGTGCGGCTCTGGTCAACCAGAGGAGCTTGGTGGTAGCAGCTCACTGTGTCACAGAGCTGGGAAAAGTGTATCCTGTGGATACTGCCACAATCAGCGTGGTGGTGGGGAAGCACTATCGGGACGACCACAGGAAGCAGAAAGGTCTTCAGTGGCTCAGG GTGGCTTCCATTGCAGTGCACCCGAACTACGACCCCAACATTCTTGACTCTGACATCGCTGTAATCAAGTTAATCGACAAAGCGAGGATTGGAGAAAAAGTCCTGCCGCTCTGCCTGTCAGGaggcgaggaggaggagatgaacTCTGGTCAAGGGCTGGTGACAGGCTGGTCTCCACTGGCCGACTCCAGTTTAGGCCCTGATGAGAAGGCGAGGGTGGGGCTGGTTCACCTTGCTGACATAGTCCCATGTGAGCAGCAGTACGCTCGAAACGGAGTGCCAGTCAGCGTTACAGACAACATGCTCTGTGCGAGTCAAAGGCCCGACTACAGCCCTTCGAAAATATGTCCGTCCGACACGGGGGGGATCCTTGTCCTCCCAGAAATCTCAGAGACCAGCAGTAACCAGAAGTCTTCTCAGGTGGGTAGGGACAGCAAAAAGCTGTGGAGACTGCTGGGGTTGGTGAGCTTTGGCTATGACCAGGGAGAATGTGATCCTGACCTCTACACTGTTTACACACGTGTGGCCAACTTCAAAGACTGGATTGAAAgcaatatgaaataa